ACAAAACCAAATAACAACAACGGTCCTACGTCTAAAAGTATCACTGCAATCTTATAGATGCTGTCAGGACTGTTTGTGGAGATCATAGAAGAGGTGCTGGATACTTCAAAGCCGTTGGATTAGTTATGCCGTAATCACTTTTCAATATCAATCTTTTGATGTATATTAAGATTAATATTTAATCATAATTCTAAAAAAACGGGTGCTTATTTACACCCATTATGCCTTTACTCTCTATTAGTTGAGCACTATCTCCTTTACCGTCTTCTCATTTCTCCTTGTTCTTTTTCGAGGGAATCACCACATTGGCGATGGTTCTCAGCCGCCTGTTCTTCGAGGGTTCATTTTTCATTGCAGCCATTAGTTTCCCCCCTATGTCCTTCATTAAGGCCATGAATTCTTCGTCGCTGAGGTACACGCTGCACTGCCTAAAACTTACGCCATCTTCTCTCATATTGATAATCTCTTCCTGCAAGTATTCTTCATATTCTCCTAGCAAGCCCATTAAAAAGCTGAAAAAATAGTTGAAGTGATCTTCTCTGGAAGCTTCCTCCATTTCCTTTTCCGTGGCATTTTCCAGCGTGGCAGACAGGGAAAAGACCTTCTCCACGGTACCCCTGATTCTATTTTCGCTGACAACCGTAAGGATTTCTTCTTTTAGGAGGGCATTGATGTGGCGGTAGAGGCTTGCCTGTGGGATGTCCTGTAGCGTCTCTGCAATCTCTCCGGCTGTCATCTCTTTTCCATCTAGTAATGCCTGGATGATTCTCATCCGTATGGGATGGATCATCGCTTTGATTTTTGATTTCATTGATTCACTTCCCTTATAATTGTTGTATGAATTGTTGTGGTTGTCACTATCAAATTTTGGACTGATGATATCGCCGATGATCAATATCAATAATTGCTGACGAATTTGGCTGGAGTTTATTTAATTCTATTGTTTTATTGATTCGCC
The sequence above is a segment of the Alkalibacter saccharofermentans DSM 14828 genome. Coding sequences within it:
- a CDS encoding helix-turn-helix domain-containing protein; translation: MKSKIKAMIHPIRMRIIQALLDGKEMTAGEIAETLQDIPQASLYRHINALLKEEILTVVSENRIRGTVEKVFSLSATLENATEKEMEEASREDHFNYFFSFLMGLLGEYEEYLQEEIINMREDGVSFRQCSVYLSDEEFMALMKDIGGKLMAAMKNEPSKNRRLRTIANVVIPSKKNKEK